The following proteins are encoded in a genomic region of Galbibacter sp. BG1:
- a CDS encoding RNA polymerase sigma factor produces the protein MNSEDKNNSALADEALVTLIVSTNDKKLIEILYSRYSTKIYNKCYSFTHDEEEAKDLTQDIFIKLFSKLDTYRGKAKFSTWLYSFTYNFLVNYKKRDLSKKLGDRWENLNKKDINLPAPEDVEDNDLFALKTARLEKALSLIEPADKALLLMKYQDDISIKEMQLLLEIGESAIKMRLKRARFKLIKVYNERT, from the coding sequence GTGAATTCAGAAGATAAAAACAATAGCGCTCTAGCAGATGAAGCGCTAGTGACCCTTATTGTATCTACCAATGACAAAAAATTGATAGAAATTCTCTATTCTAGATATAGCACCAAAATTTACAACAAATGCTATAGCTTTACCCACGACGAGGAAGAGGCCAAAGATCTTACCCAAGATATTTTTATAAAACTGTTCTCCAAATTGGATACATATCGAGGTAAGGCTAAGTTTTCTACTTGGCTATACAGTTTTACTTACAATTTTTTGGTGAACTATAAAAAAAGAGACCTTTCTAAAAAACTTGGTGACCGATGGGAAAATCTAAACAAAAAAGACATTAATTTACCCGCTCCCGAAGATGTGGAGGATAACGATTTGTTTGCACTTAAGACGGCGAGGTTGGAAAAAGCGTTATCTCTTATTGAACCAGCGGACAAGGCTCTCCTACTTATGAAGTATCAAGATGATATTTCTATTAAAGAAATGCAACTTTTATTGGAAATCGGTGAAAGTGCCATTAAAATGAGGCTGAAACGCGCCCGTTTTAAACTCATTAAGGTGTACAACGAACGTACTTAA